From the genome of Scleropages formosus chromosome 25, fSclFor1.1, whole genome shotgun sequence:
AATGAATCGTACCTCACGTTTATGAATTTTCTTGTCAAATGTCAAGTGTATTGAATGAATCCTTAATTTCCAACATCgcagtatttatatataaacaagaAAAGCAGGagtttgctgtgttttaaatctACCAAAGAAATTAACTTAAGCCGGCGGGAAGAGAAGACTCGCGTGTGTTTGAATCATGTGTAAAGAATACAAGGATTCTAGAAGTTTCTGGTGTGTTCAGGTGGAGCAGTGCTGCGATGAGCTGAATAAATCCTCTTAAAGAAGAGCGTCCAAGGCTGCGGGCACATTGACAGAGCCAGACTGGGTCCTGTAACAGGTACACACACGTGTTCAACAATAATTGAGCAACAGACAGAGCACAGCTTTTACTTCTCTCAGTTTACCGTGGTGCAATGGTGGTGTTTCAGCACTGGCCCGTTTTTTCTGTTCCGCAGGCAGTGCTGCTGGTGGGAGGACAGTTTGAGATTTCGACAGGATGACCCTCTCGCACTTGAAAGATATCGTCCGGAGATGTgtaagcctgtgtgtgtgtgtgtgtgtgtgtgtgtgtgtgtgtgtgtgtgtgtgtgtgtccccgtccgtccatccgtccgtccatcagCACATTCGCTCTTGACTTCCTCGCCTCttcccctctctttctctcgctgtCCCTTCGCAGCAGGCTGTCCAGGATGACAACTTCAAGCCGGAGGATTACGAACTGTTTCAGATCGCCGGGCGGGAGGTCGTTGAGCAGGGCGGCAGCGCGCAGCTCCTGGAAGTGATCAAAGATGAGAAAAACAAGGTGACGGAGACCCTTGATCATGCCCGTCGCTCCTTCGAGCCATCTTCCGGCCGGAGAAAGAAAACGTTGCATCTCGCTCTGTGTATTACGCTATGTCTTACTTCACCTACACGCTGCTCTCTCTGTCAACGtttctctctcgcacacacgtGCTCAGAACATCGTGAGGGCGATGGGATGGAGTCTGCTGGGCCCTCTGGTGAAGGTGCTCAtcgagaaagaggaggagagtcTTCCTCACTGCCTGGCTATTTTTACCCACATACTAGAGGTTGGAGTTTATTATGTTGCAACTCACTACTAATATTTGGGAAAATCTAATTATCTGATACATCCAGTATAAAGTATGAATCCAATATTTAGCCACCTactgatgtatttcttttttttttgcattaatataaTCGATATTTTATCATCGTTAGAAAAATGCCTTCGCTCATTTTTGAAACAAAGAGACAAAATACGTGACCTAAAGAACAGAAAGGCTCAGGTTGTTATGCTCATAGCTTTTGGAAAACCCTCTGTTTTTCCATCAGGTTTGCAGTCCCAAAGAACTGCTCGTAGGACTGCTGGAGCAAGTTGAGGATGCACATCCGGACTCCATCACGGACACTGTCATCCTTCTGCTCCAGCCCCTCCAAAAAGGTAGCAGGCTGTTGCCACCTCCCTGGGAGTTGTCGCCTCGttcccagtgtttacagccctGTCTTTTGCTGCTTGGAATCCTATATCTGTTGTGACTCACGTTTTCCCTTTAAGTCTGGGCTCTCACCgaataagtttaaaaatatatatggaatTATAACACAAAATGCTGTTTGCTCTCAAATTCAGAGTAATTGTTCACTTAATTAATTGTCCTTTGATAGTTGTGttgctcatttttaattttatatgagCAAAGGATGATGAGACCCTTTCGGTTaccaaaaacacaagaaaagtcCTGTCAGATCATGTGTGAGTAATGTAATTAATGAACGTGGAACATGGTGTCCAAGTGTGATCAGACCTCCCCAGGACGATGTTAGAATTCAGATTTGTTGCGCACCCCCTACTGGAGACCCTCAACGCCCCCTTCCCACTATGCTGTTCGGCccacagtgctgctgaagctgGGCAGTAAGAAGGCCTCATCCGTGGGCATGGCGCTGGCGACGGTGCTGAGTCAGGTGGCGCGGCTGCCGGTGCCCTACACGGCGGCGCAGGAGGATGAAGACGCGTTCGGCCTGTGCCGCTGCTGTGCCGCGCTGCTGGCCTTCGTCGAACCCTTCGTGCAGGAGGTTCGGCTGAGCCTGGGGAAGGGCGGCCTCCAGGACGACGAGCTGAGGACCGAGCTGCTCAAGTTGTAGGCGACAACATTCCCAGTACTTGggtttgatttattattaatcCCACCTGTttgatgtattatttattaccCAGCCAAGTGCCTGCACCCCGGCAATATTTAATTCTGTGGAATGAGAATGAGCCTCTGAAGTCAGAATGCTCCCTCCTGGTTGTTGAAGCGGGTACAGTGGTTGATGGCGGCAAGGCTTTCTCCTGTGGGCTTTTACTTTTACTGGCTATAACTAGTTAGTCCTTGAACCGAGACAACTAACTAATTGGTGAAATCAGGTGGCGTTTGTGTTTgggtgtttttgtttcctttttaaacTTAACGTGCAAATTAGGGCCTTGAAATGATATGTGGTGTCGTGTTCgatttgctttgtgttttcagctgtaTGAAATGCCTTAAGGAGCCACTCATGGAGGCAAATCTAAAGGAGGACCCAGACTCTTCCCAGAAGTTTCCCCTTAGGAGGTTCGCCTCCGAGATCCTGGTAAGCCCTCCCCAAAGTTGTTGCATCATGCACCGGCGCCCGTGGAGGCACTGTCAGCATCGAACTCGCTCCGTAAAAGCAGCGACAGCGTGTTGTTTCTCCCTGCAGCTCATCCTGTCTAGCATCAGGGAGGCCCTTCCCAGCCTCCTGTTCCACCACCTGCTGAAGCGCAAGGAGGAGCCAGGTTTCTTGGAGGAGGACGTCCGGTACCCCAGGGAGTCGCTGGCCTGCTTGGCCTACTTGCTGTTTGTGGAGCACATTGGTTCAGAGAGCTTCCCTGCTGTCTTCAGGTAACAGGATGAAGCACGGCCtcaaggtggcgcagtgggtagcaccggtgccttgCAGCGGTTAGGCTTCGGGTTCGGACGCGGGTTCAAATCCGtctcggtctgtgtggaatttgcacgttCTTGCCGTCTTCCCGTGGTTTTCATtcacgtgctctggtttcctcccgcagtccaagtACATGGGTTTCAGTTGAGCTGGTGACTCTCTGTtgccttcagtgtgtgtgagagaaaatgaGCAAATGAGGGGTAaactggtagtatagtggttagagcagctgcctttggacccaaaggtcacaggttcaagtctcacctccagctgttagtactcctgagcaaggtagttaccctaagttgctccagtaaaattacccagctgtataaatgggtaaataattgcaaagtagcttaacgttgtaagtcgctttggagaaaaatgtca
Proteins encoded in this window:
- the glmna gene encoding glomulin, FKBP associated protein a isoform X2, with product MTLSHLKDIVRRCAVQDDNFKPEDYELFQIAGREVVEQGGSAQLLEVIKDEKNKNIVRAMGWSLLGPLVKVLIEKEEESLPHCLAIFTHILEVCSPKELLVGLLEQVEDAHPDSITDTVILLLQPLQKVLLKLGSKKASSVGMALATVLSQVARLPVPYTAAQEDEDAFGLCRCCAALLAFVEPFVQEVRLSLGKGGLQDDELRTELLKFCMKCLKEPLMEANLKEDPDSSQKFPLRRFASEILLILSSIREALPSLLFHHLLKRKEEPGFLEEDVRYPRESLACLAYLLFVEHIGSESFPAVFSPVFVLQCNMEYIDLLLSRKEESRLQKGLDLYEKSLVRLEDNSLPVMLLELKTFLSVPQNLVNVMTLCPIQNLRTRALSVFQLSIDKFDMEAKYKFFRCMLKTSSHAGVEGYVIKNIRNQIDFALKPGNGNPWFLGIHLLPLLRLALSLPQGPETDLLQGLDRIMESLNLLRYLLLRDKESENETGIWTELYRIEDSFMKPLRLGLNMSRAHYEAELKSVRESRKLRAREAKAGGPVCTVTVGGEKLPNMTPEMQLQVLQSALNTFDMIEIVLARIEEITEVKPNV
- the glmna gene encoding glomulin, FKBP associated protein a isoform X1, producing MTLSHLKDIVRRCQAVQDDNFKPEDYELFQIAGREVVEQGGSAQLLEVIKDEKNKNIVRAMGWSLLGPLVKVLIEKEEESLPHCLAIFTHILEVCSPKELLVGLLEQVEDAHPDSITDTVILLLQPLQKVLLKLGSKKASSVGMALATVLSQVARLPVPYTAAQEDEDAFGLCRCCAALLAFVEPFVQEVRLSLGKGGLQDDELRTELLKFCMKCLKEPLMEANLKEDPDSSQKFPLRRFASEILLILSSIREALPSLLFHHLLKRKEEPGFLEEDVRYPRESLACLAYLLFVEHIGSESFPAVFSPVFVLQCNMEYIDLLLSRKEESRLQKGLDLYEKSLVRLEDNSLPVMLLELKTFLSVPQNLVNVMTLCPIQNLRTRALSVFQLSIDKFDMEAKYKFFRCMLKTSSHAGVEGYVIKNIRNQIDFALKPGNGNPWFLGIHLLPLLRLALSLPQGPETDLLQGLDRIMESLNLLRYLLLRDKESENETGIWTELYRIEDSFMKPLRLGLNMSRAHYEAELKSVRESRKLRAREAKAGGPVCTVTVGGEKLPNMTPEMQLQVLQSALNTFDMIEIVLARIEEITEVKPNV